Proteins co-encoded in one Malus domestica chromosome 09, GDT2T_hap1 genomic window:
- the LOC103411163 gene encoding 2-methylene-furan-3-one reductase-like, whose protein sequence is MAAAVASSDSVSIPSVNKAWVYSEHGKSADVLKFDPNVPVPEIKEDQVLIKVVAASLNPVDFKRMLGYFKDSDSSPPTVPGYDVAGAVVKVGSRVTKFKVGDEVYGDLNEKSLDKPKKIGSLAEYTAAEERVLALKPKNLSFVEAASLPLAIETAYEGLERVEFSAGKSILVLGGAGGVGTHVIQLAKHVFSASKVAATASTKKLDLLRSLGADLAIDYTKENFEDLPEKFDVVYDAVGQSDRALKAVKEGGKVVTIIGPVTPPAIIFVLTSTGAVLEKLKPYLESGKVKPVLDPTGPYPFSKTVEAFAYLETSRATGKVVVYPIP, encoded by the exons ATGGCGGCTGCTGTAGCTTCAAGTGATTCAGTTTCCATACCATCTGTAAACAAGGCGTGGGTGTACTCAGAGCACGGAAAGTCTGCAGATGTTTTGAAGTTCGATCCGAATGTTCCTGTTCCTGAAATAAAGGAAGACCAGGTGCTGATCAAGGTGGTTGCTGCATCTCTCAACCCAGTTGATTTCAAAAGGATGCTTGGCTACTTCAAGGACTCTGACTCTTCACCCCCT ACGGTTCCAGGGTATGATGTTGCTGGTGCGGTGGTGAAAGTAGGAAGCCGGGTGACAAAGTTTAAGGTGGGGGATGAAGTATATGGGGATCTCAACGAGAAGTCTCTCGATAAGCCGAAAAAGATCGGATCATTGGCCGAGTACACTGCTGCAGAAGAAAGAGTGTTAGCTCTCAAGCCAAAAAATCTGAGTTTTGTTGAAGCTGCTAGCCTTCCCCTGGCCATTGAGACTGCCTATGAAGGGCTCGAACGAGTTGAATTCTCTGCCGGTAAATCCATCCTTGTTTTGGGAGGCGCTGGGGGAGTCGGAACACATGTTATTCAG CTAGCAAAGCATGTGTTTAGTGCTTCAAAAGTAGCAGCTACAGCGAGCACGAAAAAACTCGATCTTTTGAGAAGCTTGGGTGCTGATTTGGCTATTGATTACACCAAGGAGAACTTCGAAGACCTGCCTGAGAAATTCGATGTGGTTTATGATGCAGTTG GGCAGAGTGACAGGGCATTGAAGGCGGTGAAGGAAGGCGGGAAGGTTGTGACAATCATAGGTCCAGTAACGCCACCGGCAATCATATTTGTGCTTACTTCAACCGGAGCTGTATTAGAGAAACTGAAGCCTTACTTGGAGAGTGGGAAGGTGAAGCCGGTGCTTGATCCCACCGGCCCGTATCCATTTTCGAAGACTGTTGAAGCATTTGCCTATCTTGAAACCTCCAGAGCTACCGGAAAGGTGGTTGTGTATCCCATCCCATGA
- the LOC139188005 gene encoding 2-methylene-furan-3-one reductase, translated as MAAAVASSDSVSIPSVNKAWVYSEYGKSAHVLKFDPNVPVPEIKEDQVLIKVVAASLNPIDFKRTLGYFKDYDSSPPTVPGYDVAGVVVKVGSQVTKFKVGDEVYGDLNEKAIDNPKKIGSLAEYTAAEERVLAVKPKNLSFVEAASLPLAIETAYEGLERVEFSAGKSILVLGGAGGVGTHVIQLARHVFGASKVAATASTKKLDLLRSLGADLAIDYTKKNFEDLPEKFDVVYDAVGQSDRALKAVKEGGKVVTIVGPATPPAIIFGLTSTGTVLEKLKPYLESGKVKPVLDPTGPYPFSKTVEAFAYLETSRATGKVVVYPIP; from the exons ATGGCGGCTGCTGTAGCTTCAAGTGATTCAGTTTCCATACCATCTGTAAACAAGGCGTGGGTGTACTCAGAGTACGGAAAGTCTGCTCATGTTTTGAAGTTCGATCCGAATGTTCCTGTTCCTGAAATAAAGGAAGACCAGGTGCTGATCAAGGTGGTTGCCGCATCTCTCAACCCAATTGATTTCAAAAGGACGCTTGGCTACTTCAAGGACTATGACTCTTCACCCCCT ACAGTTCCAGGGTATGATGTTGCTGGTGTGGTGGTGAAAGTAGGAAGCCAAGTGACAAAGTTTAAGGTGGGGGATGAGGTATATGGGGATCTCAATGAGAAGGCTATTGATAACCCAAAAAAGATCGGATCTTTGGCCGAGTACACTGCTGCAGAAGAAAGAGTGTTGGCTGTCAAGccaaaaaatttgagttttgttgAAGCTGCTAGCCTTCCCCTGGCCATTGAGACCGCCTATGAAGGGCTCGAACGAGTTGAATTCTCTGCCGGTAAATCCATCCTTGTTTTGGGAGGCGCTGGGGGAGTCGGAACACATGTTATTCAG CTAGCAAGGCATGTGTTTGGTGCTTCAAAAGTAGCAGCTACAGCGAGCACGAAAAAACTCGATCTTTTGAGAAGCTTGGGTGCTGATTTGGCTATTGATTACACCAAGAAGAACTTCGAAGACCTGCCCGAGAAATTTGATGTGGTTTATGATGCAGTTG GGCAGAGTGACAGGGCATTGAAGGCGGTGAAGGAAGGCGGGAAGGTTGTGACAATCGTAGGTCCAGCAACGCCACCGGCAATCATATTTGGACTGACTTCAACCGGAACTGTATTAGAGAAACTGAAGCCTTACTTGGAGAGTGGGAAGGTGAAGCCGGTGCTTGATCCCACAGGCCCGTATCCATTTTCGAAGACTGTTGAAGCATTTGCCTATCTTGAAACCTCCAGAGCTACCGGAAAGGTGGTTGTGTATCCCATCCCATGA